The nucleotide window TGGTCAAGATCATCGCCATCCTCGGCCTGGTCGCCACCGGCCTGTACATGGTCATCACCGGCTTCACCTCGCCCAGCGGGCGCACTGCACAGCTGGCCAATCTGTGGAATGACGGCGGCATGTTCCCCCATGGGCTGATGGGTTTCTTCGCCGGTTTCCAGATCGCCGTGTTCGCCTTCGTCGGTATCGAGCTGGTGGGCACCACCGCCGCCGAAGCGAAAAACCCGGAGCGCACCCTGCCGCGGGCGATCAACTCGATCCCGATCCGCATCATCGTGTTCTATGTGCTGGCGCTGATCGCGATCATGGCCGTGACACCTTGGCGCGACGTGGTCCCGGGCAAGAGCCCGTTCGTCGAGCTGTTCGTGCTGGCCGGCCTTCCAGCGGCGGCCAGCATCATCAACTTCGTGGTACTGACCTCGGCGGCCTCGTCGGCCAACAGCGGCGTGTTCTCCACCAGCCGCATGCTCTTCGGCCTGAGCCAGGAGGGTGATGCACCCAAGGCGTTCGAGAAGCTTTCGAGCCGCTCGGTGCCGGCTAACGGCCTGTACTTCTCCTGCACCTGCCTGCTGCTCGGTGCAGTGCTGATCTACCTGGTGCCGAACGTGGTCGAGGCGTTCACCCTGGTGACCACGGTTTCGGCGGTGCTGTTCATGTTCGTGTGGACGCTGATTTTGCTGTCGTACCTGAAGTACCGCAAAAACCGTGCGGCGCTGCATCAGGCGTCGAAGTACAAGATGCCGGGCGGGCGCTTCATGTGCTACGTGTGCCTGGTGTTCTTTGCCTTCATCCTGGTGTTGCTGAGCCTGGAGGCGGACACGCGTTCAGCGCTGGTGGTAACGCCGATCTGGTTCGTATTGCTGGCGGTGACCTATCAGTTTGTACGCAGCAGGCGCCATCCGCGTTCGGCTGTGCGCAACGGCTGATAGCCTCGGGGGCTGCTCTGCAGCCCCAATCCTGTGCACATCAATGTCCCAGGCACCAACCTGGACCTCGCAAACGCCCCAACACCTCGCACAACCCCTCTATTACGCCCATTTCGCCACTAGGCACATCCCTTGCAACGCCCCTCCCCGCTTGCCCAACACTCTAAAAAACTCAGCGGAGAGAGCACATGAAGCGTCGCAGTCTGATCAAGGCTTTTACCCTCAGCGCATCGATTGCGGCGATGGGCCTGAGCTGGAGCATCCAGGCCGCCGAGACCATCAAGGTTGGCATCCTGCATTCGCTGTCGGGGACCATGGCCATTTCCGAGACCTCGCTCAAGGACATGGCGCTGATGACCATCGACGAGATCAACGCCAAGGGCGGCGTGAACGGCAAGATGCTCGAACCGGTGGTGGTCGACCCGGCCTCCAACTGGCCGCTGTTCGCTGAAAAGAGCCGCCAACTGCTGACCCAGGACAAGGTCGCGGTGGTGTTCGGCTGCTGGACCTCGGTGTCGCGCAAGTCGGTGCTGCCAGTGTTCGAAGAGCTCAACGGCCTGCTGTTCTACCCGGTGCAGTACGAGGGTGAAGAGATGTCGCCAAACGTGTTCTACACCGGCGCCGCCCCCAACCAGCAGGCCATTCCTGCCGTCGAATACCTGATGAGCGAAGACGGCGGCAGCGCCAAGCGCTTCTTCCTGCTGGGCACCGACTACGTCTACCCGCGCACCACCAACAAGATCCTGCGCGCTTTCCTGCACAGCAAAGGCGTGGCCGACAAGGACATCGAAGAGGTGTACACGCCGTTCGGCCACGCCGATTACCAGACCATCGTTGCCAACATCAAGAAGTTCTCCGCCGGCGGCAAGACGGCGGTGATTTCCACGGTCAACGGCGACTCCAACGTGCCGTTCTACAAAGAACTGGCCAACCAGGGCCTGAAGGCCACCGACGTGCCGGTTGTGGCGTTCTCGGTGGGCGAAGAAGAGCTGCGCGGCATCGACACCAAACCGTTGGTGGGGCACCTGGCAGCGTGGAACTACTTCGAGTCGGTGGATAACCCGGTGAACCAGAAGTTCGTCGCCGACTGGAAGGCCTACGCCAAGGCCAAGGGCCTGCCAGGCGCTGACAAGGCGGTGACCAACGACCCGATGGAAGCCACCTACGTGGGCATCCACATGTGGGCGCAGGCCGCCGAGAAGGCCAAGTCCACCGACGTCGACAAGGTGCGTGAAGCACTGGCCGGGCAGAGCTTCAAGGCACCGTCGGGCTTCACCCTGACCATGGACAAGACCAACCACCACCTGCACAAGCCGGTGATGATCGGCGAGATCCAGGATGACGGGCAGTTCAGTGTGGTGTGGGAAACCGAGCAGCCGCTGCGGGCGCAGCCTTGGAGCCCGTTCATTCCAGGGAATGACAAGCGACCTGACTACGCAGTGAAAGGTAACTGAGTGCACTGGGGCCGCTATGCGGCCCATTCGCGGGCTTGCCCGCTCCCACAGGTCCCCACTGCCCTCTGGACCAGTGAAATACCTGTGGGAGCGGGCAAGCCCGCGAAGAATCCACCACTGTATTCCAGGATTGCCCGCATGCTCAGAATGCTGCTCACCCTGCTTCTGCTACTCCCCATGGCCACCCAGGCCAGCGAGGGCGAATTCTTCCTCACCGCCAAGCCCGCCGAGCAGGCCCGCCTGCTCGAAAGCTGGGCGGCGCAACCCGATGCCGCGCGCCTGTCACTGCTGGACAACCTGCGCCAGGGCCGCATTGCCACTGACGACACCCGCAAGGTGCGCCTGAACAACCGCCTGCGCGGCCTGATCGACAACGCCCTGGCCAGCCACCAGCTGCTCAGCGACAACAGCGAAACGCGCCTGGCCGCCGCCCAGCAACTGCAAAAAAGCGCACAACCCGCGCAAATGGCCTTCCTCGACCGGCGCTTCGCCAGCGAGCCGGATGCTGCCGTGCACGCCGCCATCGGCCTGGCCCTGGCCAACCTGCAACTGGGCGCCAGCGAACCGGCAGTACGCCTGGCAGCCGTGCGCCTGCTGGGCGAAACCGGTGACCCGCTGGCCCGCACCCGCCTTGAAGCGCTGCTGCAACCCGACGCTGAAGCCGACCCGGGCGTGCGCATCGCTGCCGAAACCAGCCTGGCCCAGGTCAAACGCAAGCTGCTGGTGGGCGAACTGCTCGGCCAGGCCTTCAGCGGCCTGTCGCTGGGCTCGATCCTGCTGCTGGCGGCGCTCGGCCTTGCCATCACCTTCGGCCTGCTCGGGGTGATCAACATGGCCCACGGCGAGATGCTGATGCTCGGCGCCTACAGCACCTATATGGTCCAGGTGCTGGTGCAGCGCTACGCCCCGGGTGCCATCGAGTTCTACCCGCTGATTGCCCTGCCCGTGGCCTTCGCTGTGAGTGCCGGGGTCGGCATGGCGCTGGAACGCACCGTGATCCGCCACCTGTACGGCCGCCCGCTGGAAACCCTGCTGGCGACCTGGGGCATCAGCCTGATGCTGATTCAGGCCATCCGCCTGCTGTTTGGCGCGCAGAACGTCGAGGTGAGCAACCCGGCGTGGCTCTCGGGTGGCATTCAGCTGCTGCCCAACCTGGTGCTGCCGTACAACCGCCTGGTCATCATCGGCTTCGCCTTGGCCGTGGTGCTGCTCACCTGGCTGCTGCTCAACCGCACACGGCTTGGCCTGAACGTGCGCGCAGTCACCCAGAACCGCAACATGGCCGCCTGCTGCGGCGTGTCCACCGGGCGCGTCGACATGCTCGCCTTTGGCCTGGGCTCTGGCATCGCCGGCCTCGGCGGCGTGGCCCTGAGCCAGGTCGGCAACGTCGGCCCGGACCTGGGCCAGAGCTACATCATCGACTCATTCCTGGTGGTGGTGCTGGGCGGTGTCGGGCAGCTGGCCGGCAGCCTCTGGGCCGCGTTCGGCCTTGGCATCACCAACAAGCTGCTGGAGCCGCAGATCGGTGCCGTGCTCGGCAAGATCCTCATCCTTGCGTTGATCATTCTGTTCATCCAGAAGCGCCCGCAAGGCCTGTTCGCCCTCAAGGGACGGGTAATCGACTGATGAACCAGCCACTGCTTGTCACCGCTACGCAAAAGGCCGGGCCGCGCCTGACCCTGACCATCGGCGCCCTCGTCGTGCTGCTGTTGCTGGCCCTGCCGCTGTTGTCGCTGCTCCCGGCGGATCACGCGCTTCAGGTATCGGCCTACACCCTTACCCTGGTCGGCAAGATCCTCTGCTACGCCATCGTCGCTCTGGCCCTGGACCTGGTCTGGGGCTATGCCGGCCTGCTGTCGCTGGGGCACGGCCTGTTCTTCGCCCTGGGCGGCTACGCCATGGGCATGTACCTGATGCGCCAGGCGGCCGGTGACGGCCTGCCGGGGTTCATGACTTTCCTGTCATGGACCGAGCTGCCGTGGTACTGGGCCGGTACCCAGCATTTTGCCTGGGCCCTGTGCCTGGTGGTGCTGGCGCCTGGGCTGCTGGCACTGGTGTTTGGCTGGTTCGCCTTCCGCTCGCGGATCAAGGGGGTGTACTTCTCGATCATGACCCAGGCCCTGACCTTCGCTGGCATGTTGCTGTTCTTCCGCAACGAAACCGGCTTCGGCGGTAACAACGGCTTCACCAGCTTTCGCACCATCCTCGGCTTCGACATTGCCGCACAAGGCACCCGCGCGGTGCTGTTCCTGCTCACCGTCGGGCTGCTGCTGGCCAGCCTGTACCTGTGCTGGCGCCTGACCCGCAGCAAGTTCGGCCGCCTGCTCACCGCCGTGCGCGACGCCGAGAACCGCCTGATGTTCTGCGGCTACGACCCACGCGGCTTCAAGTTGCTGGTGTGGGTGCTCAGCGCCGTCCTGTGCGGCCTGGCGGGCGCGCTGTATGTGCCGCAGGTGGGCATCATCAACCCCAGCGAAATGTCGCCGACCAACTCCATCGAAGCCGCCGTGTGGGTGGCCTTGGGCGGGCGCGGCACGCTGATCGGCCCGCTGCTCGGCGCCGGCCTGGTCAATGGCATGAAAAGCTGGTTCACCGTGGCCTTCCCGGAGTTCTGGCTGTTCTTCCTTGGCGCGCTGTTCATCCTCGTCACCCTGTACCTGCCCAAGGGCGTGGTCGGCCTGTTGAAGAAAAGGAGCCAGCCATGAGAGGCGTGCCCCCGGTCCACCCTGAATTCATGCTCGAACCGGTGTTCGACACCCTCGGCGCCAGTCGCGACGCAATCGGCCTGGGCCAAAGCCGCAAGGCCGGCCTCGACACCCGTCACGGCACAGTGCTGAGCCTGGAGGACATCAGCGTCAGCTTCGATGGTTTCAAGGCGCTCAACGGGCTGAACCTGTACATCGGCGTGGGCGAACTGCGCTGCATCATCGGCCCCAACGGCGCCGGCAAGACCACGATGATGGACGTGATCACCGGCAAGACCCGCCCCGACACTGGCAGCGCCTACTTTGGCGACACCCTCGACCTGACCCGCATGAGCGAATACCAGATCGCCCAGGCCGGCATTGGCCGCAAGTTCCAGAAGCCCACGGTGTTCGAGGCACTGACGGTGTTCGAAAACCTGGAGCTGGCGCTGAAGACCGACAAGTCGGTGTGGGCCAGCCTGGCCGCGCGCCTGGGTGGCGAGCAGCGCCAGCGCATCGAAGAAGTGCTGACCACCTTGCGCCTGCTGCCCCTGGCCCAGCGCCAGGCCGGCTTGCTGTCGCACGGGCAGAAGCAGTTTCTGGAAATCGGCATGTTGCTGGTGCAAGAGCCGCAATTGCTGCTGCTGGATGAGCCAGTGGCCGGCATGACCGACGCCGAGACCGAGTTTACCGCCGAGCTGTTCAAGGGCCTGGCTGGCAAGCATTCGCTGATGGTGGTGGAGCATGACATGGGCTTTGTCGGCAGCATTGCCGACCATGTGACCGTGCTGCACCAGGGCAGTGTGCTTGCAGAAGGGTCGCTGGAGCAGGTGCAGGCAGATGAGCGGGTGGTCGAGGTGTATCTGGGCCGCTAGACATTGACGCCTGTAGCGGCCCTATCGCCGGCAAGCCAGCTCCCACAAGCCCGCGAAAGGGCCAGCACAGGCACAGTAACTCTTTCAGGAACACTCACATGCTCAAGATCGACTCCCTGCACCAGTACTACGGCGGCAGCCATATCCTGCGCGGCCTGTCCTTCGAAGCCAAGGTCGGCGAAGTCACCTGCCTGCTGGGCCGCAATGGCGTGGGCAAGACCACCCTGCTGCGCTGCCTGATGGGCCTGGTACCCGCCCGTGACGGCAGCATCGAATGGGAAGGCAAAACCATCACCAGCCTCAAACCGCAGCAACGGGTCCAGGCCGGGATCGCCTATGTACCCCAGGGCCGCGAAATTTTCCCGCGCCTTACCGTCGAGGAAAACCTGCTGATGGGCCTGTCACGCTTCCCGGCCCGTGAAGCCCGCGAAGTCCCTGCCTTCATCTACGAACTGTTCCCGGTGCTGGAGCAAATGAAGCAGCGCCGTGGCGGCGACCTGTCTGGTGGCCAGCAGCAACAGCTGGCCATCGGCCGCGCCCTGGCCAGCCGCCCACGGCTGCTGATTCTCGACGAGCCCACTGAAGGTATCCAGCCCTCGGTGATCAAGGAGATCGGCGCGGTCATCCGCCGCCTGGCCCAGCGTGGCGACATGGCGATCCTGCTGGTGGAGCAGTTCTACGACTTTGCCGAAGAACTGGCCGACCAGTACCTGGTCATGGCCCGTGGCGAGATCGTGCAACATGGCCGCGGCGAAAACATGCAAGCCGAAGGTGTGCGCGGGCTGGTAACCATTTAATCTGCGAGCAACGACCCTGCGAGACGCTGTCATGAGTTACGAAATCCGCGACGCCCTGCCCACCGACGTGCCGGGCATCCTCGACATCTACAACGACGCGGTGCGCAACACCACGGCGATCTGGAACGAAACGCCGGTTGACCTCGGTAACCGTCAGGCCTGGTTTGAAGCGCGGGCGCAGCAGGGGTATCCCATTCTGGTGGCAGTGGATGAGACGGGTGTACTGGGGTATGCCTCGTTTGGCGACTGGCGGCCGTTTGAAGGGTTTCGTAACACCGTTGAGCACTCGGTGTATATCCGCGCAGACCAGCGTGGCAAAGGGCTGGGGCCGGTGTTGATGGCAGCGCTGGTGGAGCGTGCGCGCGGGTGTGGCAAGCATGTGATGGTGGCGGCCATCGAGAGTGGCAATGCGGCGTCGGTGTGCCTGCATGAGCGGCTGGGCTTCGTGGTGACCGGGCAGATGCCGCAGGTGGGGGTGAAGTTTGGCCGCTGGCTGGACCTGACCTTCATGCAGCTGGTGCTGAACCCCGGAGCCGAACCCAACTGAGCACTTAGGCCTGACGCGACCCCTGTAGGAGCGGCCTTGTGCCGCTGCTACAGGGGACGATGCAGCGTTTACATCTGGGTAAACCTGCCCAGCCGCTGGCGCAGCATGGTGTTCTCGCTGCGCAACTGCTGCACTTCCTGCAACAGCTCCAGCGCCAGCGCCACCCCTTCCCACTCCAGTTCCAGCTCCTGGTGCAGCTTCGCCGCGCGCTTGGCCACCAACGGCGCCTGATCGTCGAACAACCAGTCCTCAGGCGTTCGCCCGGAGGGTTCGACAATGCCGTGTTCGACGATCTCGATCACGCAGTCTGCCGTGACATCGGCTTCCTGACACAAGGTACGCATGTCCAGTTGAACGATCAGGGTGCTGCTCATGATCACTTACTCCATTGTGTCCTCGGGTTGAACGCCGCTTTCTCGGAAAGCTTGGTCCACAGTTCGCGGGCAGCCTCGTCGGAGGTCGGCGGCATGACCACTTTCAGTTGCGCATAAAGGTTGCCGCGCTCACCGCTCTTGTTCGCCAGGCCCTTGCCCGGTACACGCAGGCGCTGGCCGCTCTGGCTGTCGGGGCGGATGGTCAGGTTGATCTTGCCTTCCAGGGTCGGCACCGCAACCTTGGTGCCCAGCGCCGCCTCCCACGGTGCCAGCGGCACAGTGATGATCAGGTCATGTCCTTCGACATCGAACAGCGGGTGCGGTGCCATGCGGATGGTCAGGAACAGGTCACCATTGGCCCCACCACCGCTGCCCGGCGCGCCCTGGCCCTTGAGGCGGATACGCTCACCGTCGGTCACACCGGCCGGGATCTTCACGTTCAGGGTCTTGGTGGTGAAGCCGGTGCGTTGGCCCAAGGCATTGGTTTGCGGCACCTGGAAGCTGATCTGCTTGGACTCCTTGCTCAGGGTCTCTTCAAGGAACACAGCCAGTTCAAGCTCCACATCCTGCCCTCGCCTGCCGGCACTGCGTTGCTGCTGCCGGGCACCACCGAAGGGGTTGCCACCCCGCCCACCGAAGACCGAACTGAAGAAGTCGGAGAAGTCGCCGCCCTCGAAGCCGCCGCCACCGCCACGGCTCTCCCAGCCCGGTGGTGCCTGGAACGGCCGGCCATGTTGGCCGCCGTACTTGCGAATTTCGTCGAACTCGGCACGTTTTTGCGCGTCGCCCAGCACTTCGTAGGCCTCGTTGGCCTCCTTGAACTTGTCCTCGGCGTCGCGCTCCTTGCTGACATCGGGGTGATACTTGCGCGCAAGCTTGCGGTACGCGGCCTTGATCGCCTTCTCGTCCGCCGTGGGCTCTACGCCGAGTATCTTGTAATAGTCTTTGAAGTCCATCTGTGGATCACCAATGTGAATGTGCGTGTTGCAACAGAAGATAGGGGTCAAGCATAGCCTTTCAAGACCGCCTTGGGTTTGCGCCATGGCAGACGACTGGTCTTGATTCTGTAGCCAAGTGGCATAAACTGCGCGGCCGTTTTCCTTCCGGAAGCTGATTTCCCATGTCTGACGTATCCCCGGCCCGCGCCCTGGGCATCGACTTTGGCACCTCCAACTCCACGGTCGGCTGGCACCGCCCTGGCGTGGAGTCGCTGATTGCCCTGGAAGACGGCAAGATCACCTTGCCCTCGGTGGTGTTCTTCAATATCGAAGAGCGGCGCCCGGTGTATGGCCGCCTGGCACTGCACGAATACCTGGAAGGCTACGAAGGCCGCCTGATGCGCTCGCTGAAGAGCCTGCTGGGCTCCAAGCTGATCAAGCACGACACCAGCGTGCTGGGCAGTGCCCTGCCGTTCAAGGACCTGCTGGGCATGTTCATCGGTGAGCTGAAAAAGCGCGCCGAAACCGCCGCTGGCCGCGAATTCGACCAGGTGGTGCTGGGCCGCCCGGTGTTCTTCGTCGACGAAGACCCGGCTGCCGACCAGGAGGCCGAGGACACCCTGGCCGACGTGGCGCGCAAGATCGGCTTCAAGGATGTGTCGTTCCAGTACGAGCCGATTGCCGCGGCCTTCGACTACGAGTCGGGCATCAGCCGTGAAGAACTGGTGCTGATCGTCGACATCGGTGGTGGTACTTCGGACTTCACGTTGATCCGCCTGTCGCCCGAGCGCCACCTGATCGCCGAGCGCCAAAGCGACATTCTCGCGACCGGCGGCGTGCACATCGGCGGTACCGACTTCGACAAGCAGCTGAGCCTGCAAGGCGTGATGCCGCTGTTCGGCTACGGCAGCCGCATGAAAAGCGGCGCGCTGATGCCCACCAGCTACCACCTTAACCTGGCCACCTGGCACACCATCAACGCCCTGTACTCGCAGAAGTCGCAGCTGGCGCTGGGCAGCATGCGCTATGACATCGAGGACAGTTTTGGCATCGACCGCCTGTTCAAGCTGATCGAGCAGCGCGCCGGGCACTGGCTGGCGATGGAAGTGGAGGCCAGCAAGATCGAGCTGACCGAGCAAGACAGCCGCCACATCGACCTGCGCCGTGTCGAGCCCGAACTGACCGCAGCGCTGACCCGTGCGCTGTTCGAAGAGGCGATCGAAGGCCTGCTGGAGCGCGTGCGCGGCAGTGTGACCGAGCTGCTGGCCAAGGCTGGCGTGAGCGAAAGCCAGGTTGACACCGTGTTCTTCACGGGCGGTTCCAGCGGCATTCCGGCGCTGCGCAACAGTGTGTCGGCGATGTTGCCGAATGCGCGGCATGTGGAAGGCAACATCTTTGGCAGCATTGGTAGCGGCCTGGCCATCGAAGCCCGCAAGCGTTACGGCGCAGCCTGATTCATCTCTATGGCCTGGACTGGCCTCTTCGCGGGTAAACCCGCTCCCACAGGGATCGCACAGTACTTGAGACTTGTGCAGTACCTGTGGGAGCGGGTTTACCCGCGAAGAGGCCGCTACAGGCTAATGAAGAATCAGACCAGCTCTTCGCGCTTCAGCTCGCTCTTGAGGTAGGCATAGTAGATCGGCCCCGCCACCACCCCCGGCAGCCCGAATGCCGCCTCGAACACCAGCATCGCCAGCAGCAGTTCCCAGGCCTTGGCACTGATCTGCCCGCCAACGATCCGCGCGTTGAGGAAGTACTCGACCTTGTGGATGACGATCAGGTAACCCAGCGCTGCCGCCGCCACCCAGATCGACAGCGACAGGCCGACAATGGTGATCAGGGTGTTGGACATCAGGTTGCCGATCACCGGCAGCAAGCCCAGCAGGAAGGTCAGCACGATCAGCGTCTTGGTCAGCGGCAGGTGCACGCCGAACAGCGGCATCACCACCGCGAGGAAGATGCCGGTAAAGGCCGTGTTGAGCAGCGAGATCTTGATTTGCGCGAACACGATGTTGCGAAACGCCTTCACCAGCAGGTTCAACCGTTCGAACAGCGCTGCCGCCAGCGGCTTGCGCCGGGAAACATCGGGGATGCGCTGCAAGGCGATGATCGCGCCGAGGATCATGCCGATCAGCAGCGTCACGAACATGTGCGCCATGCCCTTGCCCACCAGTTGCAGGTCGCTCAGGTGGCTCTTGATCCAGTCACCGATGGCCACCTTGAACTCAGCGGCACTGGCGGGCAGGTAGCCCTCGATGAAGGGCGGCAGCTGACCGCGGGCACGCTCCACCAGGGCCATGAACTTGTCCAGCGAGGCGCCGGGGTTTTCCGCCTCGTGCAACAAAAAGCTGAAGGCACCGGCAATCAACAGCGTCAAGGTAATGACCACCAGCGTACCGAGCAGCGCTACGGCCAGCCAGCGCGCGCGTTGGCCGGCCAGTAGCGGTTGCAGGCGCGGGGTCAGCATGTTGACCAGTTCGAACACCAGCAGGCCGGCCAGCAGGCTGGGCAACAACTTCAGGGGCAAAGCCAGCAGCAGGCCCGCCATGACGATGATCAGGCTGGCCAGAGTGATCTGACGGGGGGTAAAGGTCATACAGCCTCGACGGCAGACAGCGGGAATGCCCGCAGTCTGCCAGCCTTGGCGGCGCAGGCATAGGCGCAGGTCATTTCTTCTTCAGGCAGTCGCTCATGTACGCCTTGCGCTCGTCACCCTTCAGGGCTTTGGTGGTGGCGTCGGCGTTGCAGGTCTTCATCTTCTCCTGCTGGGTTTGTGGCACGTCCTTCTTCAGGCAGGTGCTCATGAAGGCTTTGCGTTCATCGCCCTTCAGGGCTTTGGTGGTGGCGTCGGCGTTGCAGGTTTTCATTTTTTCCTGCTGCGCGGTATTGGCCGCGAAGCCTTGGGCGCTGAACAACACCGCCAACGCCAGCAATGGAATTTGCAGCACTTTCATGGAGTGGTCTCCTTGGCTCCGTGCCCGACGCACGGGGGTCGAGCTGAGTGTAGCCAAGAATTTCAGCGCCCCGCCCGTGCCTGCCGACGGTACTGCTCGGGGGTGCACTGGGCCTGGCGCTGGAACATGGCGATGAACGCCGACGCGCTGCTGTAGCCAAGGTCGAAAGCAATGGCCTGAATCGGCAGGCCAGCCTCCAGCGCTTCGATGGCCCGCAGAAAACGCAGGCGCAGGCGCCATTCGCCAAAACTGATGCCCAGTTCGCGCAAGAACTGGCGGGCCAGGGTGCGTTCGCTGACATGCACACGGGCGGCCCAATCGGCCAGCGGGCGATTGTCACCGGGCTCGGCACCAAGGCCGTCGAGTACCTGGCGCAGGCCATCGCTGTGGGCAAACGGCAGGTAGCAGGCCTGGGTGGGCGCCAGCAGCAACTGGTCGAGCAGTACCTGTACCAGGCGCTGGTCGCGCTCGTCCTCGGCTACCTTCAGGTCACGCCGGGCGAAGTCGCCAAGGATGGCCTTGAGGATATCGCTGATCATCAGGCTGCACGGTTGCTGCGGCAGGGCTGTGCACAGGCTGCGGTCGAGATAGATGGAGCGGTAGACGATGGCCTGCGGGTTGTAGCAGCCATGCGCGGTGTCGGGCGGTACCCAAACGGCGTATTGCGGCGGCGACAGGAAACGCTGGCCGGCCACATCCAGGTGCATCACGCCGTGAGCGGAGTAGTTGAGCTGGCCCCAGGCGTGGCAGTGCACGGCGCTGTGGGTGTCGGCAACGAACTCGTCGTGGCGGAAGTACACCGGGGCCGGCAGTTGGGTGAACTGGGGGATATCGAGGAGTTTGCGCGGCATGCTGTCTGCTTTGCGGGGTGGGTTGTCTGGATAGGAGTATAGGCTTGTGGGCAGACACTCGATAATACAGGCCTATCGAGGGCCTGCCTTGCAGGCCTTCGCGGGCTTGCCCGCTCCCACAAGAACTGCGCCAGCCTCAAGGCCTTTGATATCCCTGTGGGAGCGGGCAAGCCCGCGAAGGGCTGCAAGGCAGCCCCAATCCAGGCCCCAATGAGTAACCCGCTACATGAATTACCTGTTCCCCCTCACCGCCATCCTCATCTGGGCCGGCAACACCGTGGTCACCAAGATGTCCGCTGGCGCCATCCACCCTGCCGAAATCGGCTTCTACCGCTGGCTGCTGGCCGGCTTGCTGTTCACGCCGTTCCTGTTGCCCGCCGTGTGGCGCAACCGCGCAGCCATTCGCCCGCACCTGGGCAAAGTGTTCGTGCTGGGCGTGCTGGGCATGGCGATGTACCAGAGCCTGGCCTACTTCGCCGCCGGCATCACCAGCGCCACCAACATGGGCATCATCCTCTCGCTGATGCCGCTGATGTCGCTGGCGCTGTCCATCGCCTGGCTGGGCCAGCGCCTGAGCTACGGCGCCCTGCTGGGCGCGGTGGTGTCATTTTTCGGCGTGCTGGAAGTGGTCAGTGCCGGCCACCCCGCCAGCCTGCTGGAACAGGGCCTGAACGGCGGCGACCTGTTGATGCTGGTGGCCACCCTGGCCTACGCGCTGTACAGCTTCCTGCTGAAGAAATGGCAGTTGCGCCTGCCACCGCTGCAGTTGCTGTACTTGCAGGTGCTGGTGGCAATCGTGGTGCTGCTGCCGCTGTACCTGCTGTCGGAAAAGACGGGCCTGCACAGCCATAACATCGGCCTGGTGCTGTACGCCTGCGTGCTGGCTTCGATGATCGCGCCGCTGCTGTGGATGCAGGCCGTGCACCGCCTGGGCCCAAGCCGCACCACGCTGTTTTTCAACCTGCTGCCGCTGGTCACCGCACTGATCGCCGCCGTGGTGCTGGACGAGCAACTGGCCAGTTACCACTTGGTCGGCGGCGTGCTCACCCTGGTCGGTGTGGTGCTGGCTGAGCGCTGGACCACGCCGATACGCCG belongs to Pseudomonas putida NBRC 14164 and includes:
- the urtC gene encoding urea ABC transporter permease subunit UrtC — protein: MNQPLLVTATQKAGPRLTLTIGALVVLLLLALPLLSLLPADHALQVSAYTLTLVGKILCYAIVALALDLVWGYAGLLSLGHGLFFALGGYAMGMYLMRQAAGDGLPGFMTFLSWTELPWYWAGTQHFAWALCLVVLAPGLLALVFGWFAFRSRIKGVYFSIMTQALTFAGMLLFFRNETGFGGNNGFTSFRTILGFDIAAQGTRAVLFLLTVGLLLASLYLCWRLTRSKFGRLLTAVRDAENRLMFCGYDPRGFKLLVWVLSAVLCGLAGALYVPQVGIINPSEMSPTNSIEAAVWVALGGRGTLIGPLLGAGLVNGMKSWFTVAFPEFWLFFLGALFILVTLYLPKGVVGLLKKRSQP
- the urtB gene encoding urea ABC transporter permease subunit UrtB, translated to MLRMLLTLLLLLPMATQASEGEFFLTAKPAEQARLLESWAAQPDAARLSLLDNLRQGRIATDDTRKVRLNNRLRGLIDNALASHQLLSDNSETRLAAAQQLQKSAQPAQMAFLDRRFASEPDAAVHAAIGLALANLQLGASEPAVRLAAVRLLGETGDPLARTRLEALLQPDAEADPGVRIAAETSLAQVKRKLLVGELLGQAFSGLSLGSILLLAALGLAITFGLLGVINMAHGEMLMLGAYSTYMVQVLVQRYAPGAIEFYPLIALPVAFAVSAGVGMALERTVIRHLYGRPLETLLATWGISLMLIQAIRLLFGAQNVEVSNPAWLSGGIQLLPNLVLPYNRLVIIGFALAVVLLTWLLLNRTRLGLNVRAVTQNRNMAACCGVSTGRVDMLAFGLGSGIAGLGGVALSQVGNVGPDLGQSYIIDSFLVVVLGGVGQLAGSLWAAFGLGITNKLLEPQIGAVLGKILILALIILFIQKRPQGLFALKGRVID
- the urtA gene encoding urea ABC transporter substrate-binding protein → MKRRSLIKAFTLSASIAAMGLSWSIQAAETIKVGILHSLSGTMAISETSLKDMALMTIDEINAKGGVNGKMLEPVVVDPASNWPLFAEKSRQLLTQDKVAVVFGCWTSVSRKSVLPVFEELNGLLFYPVQYEGEEMSPNVFYTGAAPNQQAIPAVEYLMSEDGGSAKRFFLLGTDYVYPRTTNKILRAFLHSKGVADKDIEEVYTPFGHADYQTIVANIKKFSAGGKTAVISTVNGDSNVPFYKELANQGLKATDVPVVAFSVGEEELRGIDTKPLVGHLAAWNYFESVDNPVNQKFVADWKAYAKAKGLPGADKAVTNDPMEATYVGIHMWAQAAEKAKSTDVDKVREALAGQSFKAPSGFTLTMDKTNHHLHKPVMIGEIQDDGQFSVVWETEQPLRAQPWSPFIPGNDKRPDYAVKGN
- the cycA gene encoding D-serine/D-alanine/glycine transporter; the protein is MTAISPKPQEEQHLQRNLTNRHIQLIAIGGAIGTGLFMGSGKTISLAGPSIIFVYMIIGFMLFFVMRAMGELLLSNLNYKSFIDFSADLLGPWAGYFTGWTYWFCWVVTGIADVVAIAAYTQFWFPDLPQWIPALTCVGLLLSLNLVTVKMFGEMEFWFALVKIIAILGLVATGLYMVITGFTSPSGRTAQLANLWNDGGMFPHGLMGFFAGFQIAVFAFVGIELVGTTAAEAKNPERTLPRAINSIPIRIIVFYVLALIAIMAVTPWRDVVPGKSPFVELFVLAGLPAAASIINFVVLTSAASSANSGVFSTSRMLFGLSQEGDAPKAFEKLSSRSVPANGLYFSCTCLLLGAVLIYLVPNVVEAFTLVTTVSAVLFMFVWTLILLSYLKYRKNRAALHQASKYKMPGGRFMCYVCLVFFAFILVLLSLEADTRSALVVTPIWFVLLAVTYQFVRSRRHPRSAVRNG
- the urtD gene encoding urea ABC transporter ATP-binding protein UrtD, which codes for MRGVPPVHPEFMLEPVFDTLGASRDAIGLGQSRKAGLDTRHGTVLSLEDISVSFDGFKALNGLNLYIGVGELRCIIGPNGAGKTTMMDVITGKTRPDTGSAYFGDTLDLTRMSEYQIAQAGIGRKFQKPTVFEALTVFENLELALKTDKSVWASLAARLGGEQRQRIEEVLTTLRLLPLAQRQAGLLSHGQKQFLEIGMLLVQEPQLLLLDEPVAGMTDAETEFTAELFKGLAGKHSLMVVEHDMGFVGSIADHVTVLHQGSVLAEGSLEQVQADERVVEVYLGR